The segment GACGGTGAATATCCCATATTTAGTTATGGGACAATGTTACATAGAGCAGTTAAGGTTTCCTTATTATTAAAAGAAAAGGGTATCTCTGCAGCTGTATTAAATGTAGCCTCTCCATTACAACTAGATGAAGAAGTTCTTAATAAATACTTAAAAAATAACATAGCCTTTACCTATGAAGACCACAATATTAATACAGGTCTTTCATCAATTTTATCACAATATATAACTAAGAGTGGCAGACAAGTTAGATTAATACCCTTTGGTATCAAAGACTATCCATGCTCAGGTAAGCCTAATGAAGTGTTTGAGTTGATTGGGTTAGATGAGAAGAGTGTGGCTAAAGAGGTAGAGAAAATCTTAGAAAAATAAAATAAATACATAATTAAAATTTGCTTTCTTGACAAAATTTATAAAAGCTATATAATTATTTTTTTAAATTGTAAATATAATATGGAGTGAAATATGGAATGTATAGTTGCTAACGGTTCAAAACAGTATATA is part of the Deferribacterota bacterium genome and harbors:
- a CDS encoding transketolase C-terminal domain-containing protein; translation: NYLLAMGRSKLPIITREDGSIYFNKDYNFEYGKIDIIRDGEYPIFSYGTMLHRAVKVSLLLKEKGISAAVLNVASPLQLDEEVLNKYLKNNIAFTYEDHNINTGLSSILSQYITKSGRQVRLIPFGIKDYPCSGKPNEVFELIGLDEKSVAKEVEKILEK